A window of the Trichoderma asperellum chromosome 6, complete sequence genome harbors these coding sequences:
- a CDS encoding uncharacterized protein (EggNog:ENOG41~TransMembrane:4 (i118-139o174-194i215-241o261-281i)), translated as MFRASPALRSSRRILGARFVSPRPSPTAQRPVFKTIRLASSSDHPPNLPPSNKEHDKPPPKILEPSEHVSTTSSVRSVFEPSESANKDATNLNSSLKHDIDIVKDTFRLDTVPRESHILGLSGTVPYLATSLSTVFLAWNLNKDVPSGNRILDHILLEHETAQYLLDFIEPLQLGYGAVIISFLGAIHWGLEYAEKKPQRDRTRFRYGIGLGASIVAWPTLLMPLEYALTTQFGAFIALYYADSRATKHGWAPAWYAKYRFLLTAMVGLAIFVSLVGRAKITQRGELNQKSLKARVEAPGIADKETDWAKLEKEEMYRVKKEKAKKAREEGQAEKRKQQEDMKGKQDGQSEDTKKDEKDDGEESQEKNDDGKDEKDEGEEKDDGEDNEKEKSDSSKDEDKNGDADNSQQDEAKDNESKEKSDEDSKSAKGDKDSKKKK; from the exons ATGTTCAGAGCTTCACCAGCGCTGCGGTCCTCGAGGAGGATACTTGGTGCGCGATTCGTTTCTCCGAGGCCATCGCCAACAGCCCAGCGTCCAGTATTCAAAACAATCCGTCTAGCCAGCTCTTCCGACCACCCTCCAAATCTTCCTCCATCCAACAAAGAGCACGACAAGCCGCCTCCGAAGATACTCGAGCCAAGCGAGCACGtttccaccaccagcagcgtcCGAAGCGTCTTCGAACCCTCTGAAAGCGCCAATAAAGATGCCACGAACCTAAACTCAAGTCTCAAACACGACATT GACATCGTCAAAGATACATTCCGTCTAGACACGGTTCCTCGAGAATCCCACATTCTTGGTTTATCAGGGACAGTGCCCTACCTCGCCACCTCTCTATCAACCGTCTTCCTGGCTTGGAATCTCAACAAGGACGTCCCAAGCGGGAACCGAATTCTCGACCACATTCTTCTAGAACACGAAACAGCACAGTATCTTCTTGATTTCATCGAACCGCTACAGCTCGGGTACGGCGCCGTGATTATCTCGTTCCTTGGAGCCATTCATTGG GGTCTCGAATACGCAGAAAAGAAGCCGCAGCGTGACCGCACCCGTTTCCGCTATGGGATAGGTCTCGGCGCATCCATCGTCGCCTGGCCCACGCTCCTAATGCCCCTCGAATACGCCCTAACGACCCAATTCGGAGCCTTTATCGCTCTCTACTACGCCGATTCCCGCGCCACGAAGCACGGATGGGCGCCGGCGTGGTACGCCAAATACCGCTTCCTCCTCACGGCCATGGTCGGCCTCGCCATCTTTGTCTCGCTCGTTGGCCGCGCCAAGATCACCCAGCGCGGCGAACTCAACCAGAAGAGTCTAAAGGCCAGGGTGGAGGCGCCAGGCATTGCGGACAAGGAAACGGACTGGGCCAAgttggagaaagaagagatgtATAGggttaaaaaggaaaaggccaaaAAGGCTAGGGAAGAAGGACAGgcggaaaagagaaagcagcaagaagacaTGAAAGGTAAACAAGATGGTCAGAGCGAAGACACGAAGAAGGATGAAAAGgacgatggagaagagagccAGGAGAAGAACGACGATGGAAAGGACGAGAAAGATGAAGGGGAGGAAAAGGATGACGGAGAAGACaatgagaaagagaaaagtgaCAGCAGTAAAGATGAAGACAAGAATGGCGACGCTGACAACAGCCAACAAGACGAGGCAAAGGATAACGAGAGTAAAGAGAAGTCTGATGAAGACAGCAAATCAGCCAAGGGTGACAAagacagcaagaagaagaaataa
- a CDS encoding uncharacterized protein (BUSCO:EOG092D0EMK): MADQEDDFSSLPLPDRFSHKNWKVRKQAYEDVAKQFAKSPDESDPCFRPFLNDPGLWKSAVSDSNVAAQQEAIISLCEFLKYGGRDGALRTRGLTISPMVEKCLSSTRPAIKQNSLEALLLYIELDVAAPVIEEVLPGLGNKVPKNVAATLNALTQIVHNYGCKIVDPKPILKALPKAFGAADKNVRAEATGLAVELYRWLREAMKPMFWGDLKPTQQTDLEAQFEKVKAEGNPKQERLLRSQQEIAESGGGGGGEDGEEDGEEEADEPAEIDAFALAEPEDVLKKMPPNFHELLASSKWKDRKDAVDGLHQVLNVPRIKDGDFNEVTRGLAKCMKDANVAVVTQAAQCIDLLARGLRQAFGKHRATVMQPIMERLKEKKATVADALGGALDATFLATSLSECLEDILAFLANKNPQVKEGTMKFLIRCLRTTRDVPSKPEIAQICEAGKKLLSESSPAMRDGGAEIFGTVMKIIGERAMTPNLEGLDDIRKTKIKEYFEAAEVKAKDKPKPVPKPAPAAAPKKVVGGKKPALGAKKAAPAEAPPAAAPAAKPAGSKLGLPKTGGLKAPQKRAIGASGTTSPRRSGPIMPPSDDEEELPPAPQSRSAASRGLTGRSLAKPAAAPVQMPIESPPPPSGLTAIERAELEELRTANDRLTRHIDDLRQERSKFASEIQELKNQNASLIEDHTRDVLSIKAKETQLVRARSDAEAAEQTNDRLRRELDRLKKALSRAEANGMTSPIHEDMYRDTMAAPSARSRMSFASSLSDDRENGDAPYARSKLSPDLRYAGSNGSSGRGSPARGFRNIAQHDDGSDSTLTSGRDRPVSSLPQASNGVESWRRAAEVTSQLKARIEQMKAKQGFARP; encoded by the exons ATGGCCGACCAAGAGGACGACTTCTCCTCCTTACCACTCCCCGACCGCTTTTCACACAAG AACTGGAAAGTCCGCAAACAAGCCTACGAAGATGTTGCTAAGCAGTTTGCCAAATCACCGGATGAGTCCGACCCGTGTTTCCGTCCCTTTCTGAACGACCCGGGTCTGTGGAAGTCTGCCGTCTCCGACTCCAATGTGGCTGCCCAGCAAGAGGCCATCATCTCTTTGTGCGAGTTTCTCAAATATGGCGGACGAGACGGTGCTCTGCGCACACGCGGACTCACAATTAGCCCCATGGTTGAGAAGTGTCTATCATCGACGCGACCTGCCATTAAGCAAAACTCTCTCGAGGCATTGCTGTTATACATTGAGCTGGACGTTGCTGCCCCTGTTATCGAGGAAGTGTTACCCGGTCTTGGCAACAAGGTGCCCAAGAACGTGGCTGCTACTCTCAATGCCCTGACCCAGATTGTCCACAACTACGGCTGCAAGATTGTCGACCCGAAGCCTATTCTGAAAGCTCTACCCAAGGCTTTTGGTGCTGCCGATAAAAATGTGCGTGCCGAGGCCACTGGCCTTGCCGTGGAGCTCTACAGGTGGCTGCGAGAAGCCATGAAGCCCATGTTCTGGGGAGATTTGAAACCTACACAGCAAACCGACCTGGAGGCACAATTTGAAAAAGTTAAAGCCGAAGGCAATCCCAAACAAGAGCGACTACTACGGTCTCAGCAGGAAATTGCTGagtctggcggcggcggcggcggcgaagatgGCGAAGAGGATGGCGAAGAGGAGGCGGATGAGCCTGCCGAAATTGATGCTTTTGCCTTGGCAGAGCCGGAGGATGttctgaagaagatgccgccaAACTTCCATGAGCTTCTGGCCTCTTCCAAGTGGAAGGATCGTAAAGACGCCGTTGACGGGCTACACCAAGTACTCAATGTTCCCCGTATTAAGGACGGCGACTTCAACGAGGTAACGAGAGGCCTTGCCAAGTGCATGAAGGATGCCAACGTTGCTGTCGTTACTCAAGCGGCCCAATGTATTGACTTGTTGGCAAGGGGATTGCGGCAGGCTTTCGGCAAACATCGCGCCACGGTGATGCAGCCCATAATGGAACgattgaaggagaagaaggctacTGTTGCCGATGCCTTGGGAGGTGCCCTTGATGCTACCTTTTTGGCGACTTCATTGTCCGAGTGTCTCGAAGATATTCTTGCTTTCCTAGCGAACAAGAATCCTCAGGTGAAAGAGGGCACAATGAAATTTCTCATTCGTTGCCTGCGGACCACGCGCGATGTACCATCCAAGCCCGAAATCGCCCAAATTTGTGAAGCCGGAAAGAAGCTGCTGTCCGAATCAAGCCCGGCCATGCGAGATGGCGGTGCTGAGATTTTTGGAACTGTCATGAAGATCATCGGCGAGCGAGCCATGACTCCTAATTTGGAAGGCCTGGATGATATTCGAAAGACCAAGATCAAAGAGTACTTCGAGGCGGCCGAagtcaaggccaaggacaaGCCCAAGCCTGTCCCGAAGCCTGCTCCAGCAGCGGCGCCGAAGAAAGTCGTCGGAGGCAAGAAGCCTGCATTGGGCGCGAAGAAAGCAGCCCCTGCTGAAGCACCCccggcagcagctccagcagcgaaGCCCGCAGGAAGCAAGCTGGGTCTACCAAAGACGGGCGGCTTAAAGGCCCCCCAGAAACGGGCGATTGGAGCTTCTGGAACTACATCACCTCGCCGATCCGGGCCAATCATGCCGCCAtctgacgatgaagaagagctgccgCCAGCACCGCAGTCAAGATCTGCGGCCTCTCGTGGCCTAACAGGTCGTTCCCTGGCTAAACCTGCTGCGGCCCCTGTGCAGATGCCCATAGAatcccctcctcctccaagtGGCCTCACCGCCATAGAGAGGGCTGAGTTAGAGGAACTGCGGACAGCTAATGATCGCCTAACTCGCCACATCGACGACCTGCGACAGGAACGAAGCAAATTTGCGTCGGAGATTCAAGAGCTAAAGAATCAGAATGCCAGCCTCATCGAGGACCATACGCGAGACGTATTGAGTATCAAAGCCAAAGAAACCCAGCTTGTCCGTGCTCGAAGCGATGCAGAGGCGGCAGAGCAAACCAACGATAGATTACGGCGTGAGCTAGACCGCCTAAAGAAAGCGCTCAGCCGTGCTGAGGCAAACG GTATGACATCACCGATACATGAAGATATGTATCGTGATACCATGGCTGCCCCGAGTGCCCGGAGCAGGATGAGCTTCGCCAGCAGCCTATCCGATGACAGAGAAAACGGCGATGCTCCATACGCACGAAGCAAACTAAGCCCAGACCTGCGCTATGCGGGCAGCAATGGGTCGTCTGGTCGTGGATCTCCTGCTCGAGGTTTTAGAAATATTGCGCAGcatgatgatggcagcgaTTCAACGTTGACATCAGGCAGAGACCGCCCAGTATCATCGTTGCCGCAGGCCTCGAATGGAGTAGAGAGCTGGAGGCGAGCAGCTGAGGTGACAAGTCAGTTGAAGGCCAGAATTGAACAGATGAAg GCCAAGCAAGGATTTGCCAGACCTTAG